A region of Zeugodacus cucurbitae isolate PBARC_wt_2022May chromosome 5, idZeuCucr1.2, whole genome shotgun sequence DNA encodes the following proteins:
- the LOC128922079 gene encoding calpain small subunit 1-like isoform X1: MKFKLFFGLVLAVIALAFANPNAINHHEQLHGGGGGGGGGGGLELELSGGGGGGGGGLELELGGGGGGGGGGK; this comes from the exons ATGAAGTTCAAACTTTTCTTTGGCCTTGTGCTGGCTGTCATAGCTCTGGCTTTCG CCAATCCCAACGCCATTAACCATCATGAGCAATTGCACGggggtggcggcggcggcggtggtggtggtggtctaGAGCTTGAGCTtagcggcggcggtggtggcggtggcggcggtCTGGAACTCGAACTTGGCGGCGGTGGTggaggcggcggcggcggcaaatAA
- the LOC105215150 gene encoding uncharacterized protein LOC105215150 gives MRIFAFVSFLLGLLVAVSALPYPMPEPLPGGGGGGGGGGGGLCGGGGGGGGGGGGAGGGGGGGGGGGGSC, from the exons ATGAGAATTTTCGCTTTCGTGAGCTTCTTGTTGGGCCTACTGGTGGCCGTAAGCG caCTGCCATATCCCATGCCTGAGCCTTTAccaggcggcggcggcggcggtggtggtggcggcggtggttTATGTGGTGgaggtggtggcggcggcggtggtggcggtggtgctggcggtggtggcggcggtggcggcggcggcggtggtagCTGCTAA
- the LOC128922079 gene encoding transcription factor Maf-like isoform X2 yields the protein MKFKLFFGLVLAVIALAFANPNAINHHEQLHGGGGGGGGGGGLELELGGGGGGGGGGK from the exons ATGAAGTTCAAACTTTTCTTTGGCCTTGTGCTGGCTGTCATAGCTCTGGCTTTCG CCAATCCCAACGCCATTAACCATCATGAGCAATTGCACGggggt ggcggcggtggtggcggtggcggcggtCTGGAACTCGAACTTGGCGGCGGTGGTggaggcggcggcggcggcaaatAA